ACAGCATTTCTATTACAACAAAAACGGTTTGCTAGATATGACTGTAAAAGACAAAGTTGGAAGCGATTGGAAAGAAGTAATTAACTATACTTACAACGCTGATAACAACATTACCAAATTTGTGAAAAAATATCAGGAAGGACCTAATTATATTACAAAAGTGGTTTCGTTTGTATACGAAGGAGCAAGGGTAAAAGTAACTACAAAAAAGAGTACCAACCATCAGAATTTAGTAGACGATATTGAATATCTTGTTGAAAACGGAATTATTGTAAGACGTACTTCACGAGATAGAAATAAGGCTATTGTTGGAAAATTAGAATATGTTTATGTAAACGATAATGTATCAAGACATAAAGGATTGGTTGGAGATAAAATCTCTAAATCATTTACTTATGATGATAAAAAGTCGGTTGACCAGTTAATCGTTCAGAGTCTTTTTGGAGATAATTACAAAGTTATTGTTCCGATGATTTCTTATCATGAAGAGGAATTTGAGTTCGAATCTATTTCTTATAATAACGAAATGAATTTCAGCCCATCATCTACAGCTTTAGTTGCGGTGAGCAGAAAATATAAATACAACAAATTAAATTACCCAATTTCTTGTTCTCAAATAGAAGAAAACGGAATTGTGAAAACGGAAAAAACGTTTATTTACGAATAAAGGTTTTAAACTTAGACCATTTATTGATAAGTGGAACCTTGTTGAGTTTGTCTTGACGGGTTCCATTTTTTTTGAACTTTATTATTCTAATATAAATGTAAAAACAAAATTGTATAATTGATTGTAGCCGACAAATGATTAAATTTGCACCTTATTCAAGACTATGTTAGAAAAAGAAGTTATAAATTTTGAGAGAACAGTTATTGTTGGTATTGTTACTCAGAATCAAAGTGAAGAAAAACTAAATGAATATTTAGACGAATTGGAGTTTTTAACTTTTACCGCAGGAGGTGAAGTTATTAAACGCTTTTCGCAGAAAATGGAGCGTCCTAATCCGAAGACTTTTGTTGGGACAGGAAAAATTGACGACATTAATCTTTTTGTAAAAGAGAACAAAATATCGACTGTAATTTTTGATGATGAATTGACACCATCACAGCAAAAAAACATTTCACGAATTATTGATGCTAAAATCTTAGACAGAACAAACTTAATCTTAGATATTTTTGCGCAAAGAGCAGAGACTTCTTATGCGAGAACTCAGGTAGAACTGGCTCAATGTCAATATTTATTACCAAGACTTTCTGGTTTATGGACACACCTTGAGCGTCAAAAAGGAGGTATTGGTATGCGTGGACCTGGGGAAACGGAGATCGAAACAGACAGACGTATTGTTCGTGACAGAATTTCATTGCTGAAAGATAAAATCAAAACGATTGACAAACAAATGAGTATTCAGAGAAGCAATCGCGGTGCAATGGTTCGTGTAGCTTTGGTTGGATACACTAACGTTGGAAAATCGACTTTGATGAATGCAGTTGGTAAAAGTGATGTTTTTGTTGAAAATAAATTGTTTGCAACTTTAGATACTACCGTTAGAAAAGTGGTTATTAAAAACCTGCCTTTTTTACTTTCTGATACCGTTGGATTTATTAGAAAATTGCCAACACAATTGGTAGATTCATTTAAAAGTACTCTAGATGAGGTTCGTGAAGCCGATTTATTGCTGCATGTTGTAGATATTTCGCATCCAGATTTTGAAGATCATATCGAATCTGTAAATAAGACTTTGCAGGAAATAAAAAGCAACGACAAACCAACGATCATGGTTTTTAATAAAATCGATGCTTACAAACATCTTACTATTGACCAAGATGATTTGATTACAGAAAGAACCAGAAGGCACTGGACGCTTGATGAATGGAAACAGACATGGATGAGCAATGTTGGTCACGATAAAGCTTTATTTATTTCAGCCAGAAACAAAGAAAACTTTGAGGAATTTAGAGAAACAGTTTATGAAGCTGTTCGTCAGATTCATATAACGCGTTTTCCTTATAACAATTTCTTGTATCCTGATTATAAGGATGCAGTTGAAAAGGATGAAGAAGAGGAATAGTTATTAATCGCAAAGAACGCTAGGATTATTTAAGTATAATCAGAAAATATAAAGTTCGCAAAGCTATATGTAGATTTAGCTTTGCGAACTTTGCATTTTATATAAAACGTAGCTTATGAAAACCTTAGTGCTCTTTGCGGTAAAATATTAGCGGTTTCCATTTTTCAGATTAAAATCCGAAATTAACTCCTAAACCAAATACTTCTCTTGTTTGAAGTCCAGCAAATGCATTATCATCATAAATAGCTTGAAAAGATAAATTAGCAGACAAAAACTTGTTGATTTTCATTATAACATTTAGCGAATAATTTATATCGACATTTTGTGGGTCTTCGAGATAATTGGAATAAAGATTAAGCGTGTTCTCAGCAGTTACGTTGGTCATGATTGCCAGTTTATAATAAACTGAAGCATAAAAACCAAGTTCGTAACGCATGCTTTTACCTTCGTCAACGCCAAAATAACTGCCATCTACATATGGCAGACCAGTAAATCTATCAATTCCACTTGTATAGGCATTGTCTACAAAAGTAAATTTAGAAGTTAGCGGCGCAAAATTTATTTTAAGATTGTCGTCTTTTGTCCAGTAAATACCAGGACCCGTGGTAAGATATCCAGGAGACATAAATTTGGTTTGTTCGGTCCTTATTTGCTTTCCATTGGCATCTTGATCATAAATGTAACCAGTTGAAAATTGTGTCCTGAAATTTAGGAAGTATGAATAGTACCATTGTCCAAAAGCTTTTTTTCCAACTATAGAATTGAATTCTAAGCGGTCATCTGTTTTTTTTGTGAAGTCATCATTTTTGGTTTGAAGTAGACCGTATGATGCTAAAACTTTGTTGTCCCAAGTTAGATCCTCTTTTTTGTAGTTGAAATCGTAATTGATTCCAAGTGTTCCAGAAAAGCTGTCTTCACCTCCTGCAATCCAGTTGTTAAAACTTGATTGGTTTAATAGAAGGGAAACAGTTCCTTTTGTTTTCCAGCCTTCTCCTTCTATAGTATCATTAATTTTTTTTACTGCTTTTTCGGTATTTTGAATTAACTCTTTTTCTGAATTTTGGGCTTGTAAAAAAGTGATGTTTACTAAAATGAAAAGTAATAAGGTTATCTTTCTCATGGTTTTTAGTTTAGAGTGTATGATCAAATATACTAAAAACCAATGGAAAGTTAAGAGATGTTAAGCCATTATTGCAGGTTATTTCTTAGATTCTTTGTATAAAGGTACTGCAGAGCATGCTTCGCCATACATAATACTGCGGGCAAATGGCTGTAAATAAGTAGTAGCCAAAATATAAGCTCGCATTGGAACTGGCTTTCTAGAACAGCCTTTTACAATAACGGGTTTACTTTTGTAAACAGAATAATCGATTTTGCTTAAAATTTCTTCGTAAAGACTTGCGTCAAGATCTTCAATCGTTCCGTTTACTACTTTTTTTGCAAAAGGAGCCAAATGAACACTCACTAAAATTAAAGCCCAAGCAGGGATAATAGCATCTGTACTGCAGTGTACAGCAACATATTGATCTTGATATTGTGACCAATCATGATTTTTAAGGTGTTCTCTAAAGTCTTTTTCTTTCAATAAAAAACCTTCCAAAAGCCATTGCGAAATGTCAATCTGCACACGCATTCCTTTCGGATAATAATCCTCTAAATCAAAAACTTCTAAAGCACTATTGGCAACTTTATTGATAATTTCTTCCATATGAAAAGTTAGTTTCAAGTTTGAGGTTTCAAGTTCCAAGTTGAGTAACATGAAACTTTAAACCTGAAACCTGAAACAAATATTTTTTTAAAGCATTCCTAATTCTAATTTTGCTTCTTCGCTCATTAAATCTTTGCTCCAAGGCGGATCGAAAGTAATTTCAACGTCTACGTCTTTAATGTTTTCGATTGTTTTTACTTTTTCTTCTACTTCTCTTGGTAAACTTTCAGCAACTGGGCAGTTTGGAGAAGTAAGTGTCATAAGGATTTTTACTTCGTAATCTGTGTTTACCATAACATCGTAAATTAATCCTAGTTCGTAAATATCTACAGGAATCTCAGGATCGTAAATACCTTTTAAAACTCTTACAATTGATTCTCCTAATTCGTTTGTGTCTATTTCTTGTTCCATTTTATTATTTGTTTTTTTGCCACGAATTTCACAAATTTTCCGAATTAAAAATTAGTGTTAATTCGTGTAATTTGTGGCAGAAGAAATTTAATTTTTGTTTTTTGCATCAAAAGCCAAAGCATACATTTTGATGTTTTTTATCATCGAAACCAAACCGTTCGCGCGTGTGGCAGATAAATGTTCTTTTAATCCAATTTCATCGATAAAATCAGTATCGGCTTCTAGGATATCTTTTGCTTTTTGATTGGAAAAAGCACGAATTAAAATTGCGATTATTCCTTTTGTCAAAATAGCATCGCTATCTGCTGTAAAAACAATTTTATCATCGTTTTGTTCTCCTTGCAGCCAAACTTTTGACTGACAGCCTTTAATTAAATTATCGTCGGTTTTGTATTCTTCTTTGATTAACGGAAGACTTTTTCCTAATTCGATGATGTATTCATAACGTTGCATCCAGTCATCAAACATTGAAAACTCGTCTATTATTTCGTTTTGTATTTCTTTTATTGTCATAATTATTCTTTAGAAAAATCAACTAATAAATTTACTAGTTTTTCGATTTCTTTTGGAGGAAAACCATTGTCGAAACCTGGAGTTTCATACATTTTTCCGTCTTTTACTATTTTTAAATTTCCTATTGCAGCACCGTCATAAGTACGTTTGTCAGTTGGTGCTTTTAAAGTAGAAAGTCCTTCTAAATTTACTTTTGAAAACGCATCAACAATTTTGTTCCATTTTGCATCATCAATATTGCTTTTAACGGCTTCCGTATTACGTTCCTTAACAACCGAAACCGTTTTATCTTGTACAGTTATCACTTTAAAATAACCTCTAGAATGAGCAGAATATTCAATTTGTGTCGATTTCATATCGGTCTTTTTTTGACTGCAACACCCAGTTGCAATAAAAAGAGTTAAAAGCAATAGTGATAATATCCTCATAGGTTTCTTTTTTTTAGCTTAACATGGTTTGTGCTTTTTTCACAGCATCAATCATTGCGTCAATTTCTTCTTTTGTATTATAAAAAGAGAAAGAGGCACGAATTGTTCCTGGAATACAGAAGAAATTCATAATTGGCTGTGCACAATGATGTCCTGTTCTCACGGCAATTCCTAATTTATCTATAATAGAACCAACATCATACGGATGAATTCCATCAATATTAAATGAAACTACAGAAGCTTTATTTTTGGTGTTTCCGTAAATTCGGATGCCTTCAATTTCGTTAAGACGTTTTGTAGCATGTTCTAACAATTCATTTTCATATTCATGAATTTTATCAAAACCGATCTCGTTTAAATAATCAATTGCAGTTCCCAAAACAATTCCGCCAGCAATATTTGGCGTTCCTGCTTCAAATTTATGAGGTAAATCTGCGTAAGTTGTTTTCTCGAAAGTAACTTCTTTGATCATTTCACCGCCGCCTTGGTAAGGAGGAAGTTTGTTCAACCATTCTTCTTTACCGTAAAGAATTCCTGTTCCTGTTGGCCCACACATTTTATGGCCAGAAAAAGCATAAAAATCACAATCTAATTCTTGAACATCTGGTTTTAAATGCGGAACAGCTTGCGCGCCGTCAATTAAAACTGCTGCGCCTACAGCATGTGCTTTATCAATAATATATTTGATTGGATTGATTACACCCAATGCATTTGAAATATGATTTACGGTAACTATTTTTGTTTTTTCTGAAAGCAATTTGTCAAATTCCTCAATGATTAATTCTCCATTGTCATTGATTGGAATAACTTTTAAAATTGCTCCAGTTTTCTCGCATAACATTTGCCAAGGCACAATATTGCTGTGATGTTCTAATGAAGAAACTACAACTTCATCGCCAGGTTTTAAAATGGAAGCAAAGCCATTTGAAACCAAATTAATTCCATGAGTTGTTCCCGAAGTAAAAAGAACTTCATGAGCATGTTTTGCGTTGATATGGTCTTTTACTTTTCCGCGTGCGACTTCATAAGCGTCAGTAGCTAACTGGCTCAAAGTGTGTACGCCACGATGAATATTGGCATTAATTTCGTTATAATATTTTACTTCAGCATCGATCACAACTTGTGGTTTTTGCGAAGTAGCTCCGTTGTCGAAATATACTAATGGCTTTCCGTTTACAGTTTGAGAAAGTATCGGGAAATCAGCTCTTATTTTTTGAATATCTAGCATGTCTTATTTAGAAAAAATCTATTTACAAAAGTACTAAAACTAAATTTGTTTATACAGCAATTCTATAATTTCCTTTTATGATGCCATTGATTAAAGGCTTAAATGATGATTTTGTAAAAATCAGTTCGCTTTTCTGAATTATCTGAAACAGTTTTATAATTTGATGCTTAAAATCGTGAACATAAATTATTTATATTGCATTAAAAATAACTTAAATCATCATGAAAAAATTTCTCAAAGTACTTTTGCTTGTTGTGGTTCTTGCTTTTTTGTATTTCGGATTTACCACTTATCCGAAGCTGGATTTGATTTCTGGTTTTTCTGCCAAAAGTGTCGCCTCAGGACATTTTATAGATAATCGTCCGCTGGATTTAATCCAAAAAACCGACAATGATATTGATATGATTGATCTGGCGAAAAACTCCATTGATGAGGCAGGAAAATTTGCAACTTCAAATGTTTATGGGTTAAAAGAGAGAAAAGCGATTTACAGAGAAGGTTTAGGTGCTGTTTTGATTAATGATGATTTTGATATTTCGAAACCGTATCTTCTTCCAAAAAGAACAAAACTAGAAAATAATCTTCCTTTTCCATACGGAAATCAGGAGCCAAAAGATACCGCATTTTCGAATATTGATTATTCCAAATTAAAAAAAGCGGTTGATAATGCTTTTGATAAACCTAGTGGCGGAACAAAAAGAACTCGCGCTGTTGTAGTTTTATATAAAGACAAATTAATTGCCGAAAAATATGATACAGGGTTTAATAAAGATAGTAAAATTTTAGGATGGTCGATGACGAAAAGCATTACAAGTTCGGCTTTTGGTGTTTTGGCTAAACAAGGTAAAATCGACATTTATAAACCTGCTCCAGTTGCCGAGTGGAAAAATGATGAACGCAAAAATATTACGCTTAACGATTTGCTTCACATGAATTCTGGTTTAGAATGGGAAGAGAATTACAGCACAATCTGCGATGCCACTAAAATGCTTTTTCAGGCGGAAGATATGGGGAAAGTACAAATGGATAAACCGGCGCAGTTTAAACCCAATACACATTGGAATTATTCTTCTGGAACAACCAATTTATTATCCCTGATTTTAAGAAGACAATTTAAAACGCAGCAAGAATATCTTGATTTTTGGTACAGCGCCGTAATCGACAAAATCGGAATGAACTCGATGATTGTGGAGCAGGATATGAGCGGAACTTTCGTAGGTTCATCATACGGATGGGCAACACCGCGCGACTGGTCTAAATTTGGATTATTATATCTAAGAAAAGGAAACTGGAACGGTGAGCAAATTCTAGACGAAAGCTGGGTAAAATATACTGCAACTCCAACGAATACTTCTGAGGGTAAATACGGAGCGCAGTTTTGGTTAAACGCGGGCGGGAAATTCCCAGATGTTCCTCGTGATATGTTTTATTGCAGTGGTTATCAAGGACAGATGGTGGCTATTATTCCGTCTCTGGATATGGTGATTGTGAGAATGGGAGTAAGAGAAGGTGATAAAAGTTTTGATTTTAATGGGTTTTTGAAGGAGGTAATTGAGAGTGTGAAGAAATAATGTAAAATGAAAAGAAGTAATGTTTTGTTTCCAGTTTTCATTGTTATAATTGGTTGGTTTATTGGAGGCTTTGGTTTTACTACAAAACTTGGACATCCAATAAGTACTATTTGTTTTTATTTGGGATTAGGATTAATCTTTTTAGGATTTATATCGTTTATTTTAAGAGTAAAAAATAAATAAAGTTTTACCGTAAAGTAAAAGGTAAAAAGCACAAAGTTCGCAAAGTTTTGTTAATAAACCTTTGCGAACTTTGCGTAACCTTTGTGTCTTTGCGGTAAAACCTGACTACAAATCAAATCCTAAGTTCACTCCTAATTTCATAGCAATGATTTTAGTAATCCTT
The Flavobacterium humidisoli DNA segment above includes these coding regions:
- the hflX gene encoding GTPase HflX, coding for MLEKEVINFERTVIVGIVTQNQSEEKLNEYLDELEFLTFTAGGEVIKRFSQKMERPNPKTFVGTGKIDDINLFVKENKISTVIFDDELTPSQQKNISRIIDAKILDRTNLILDIFAQRAETSYARTQVELAQCQYLLPRLSGLWTHLERQKGGIGMRGPGETEIETDRRIVRDRISLLKDKIKTIDKQMSIQRSNRGAMVRVALVGYTNVGKSTLMNAVGKSDVFVENKLFATLDTTVRKVVIKNLPFLLSDTVGFIRKLPTQLVDSFKSTLDEVREADLLLHVVDISHPDFEDHIESVNKTLQEIKSNDKPTIMVFNKIDAYKHLTIDQDDLITERTRRHWTLDEWKQTWMSNVGHDKALFISARNKENFEEFRETVYEAVRQIHITRFPYNNFLYPDYKDAVEKDEEEE
- a CDS encoding DUF3078 domain-containing protein; the encoded protein is MRKITLLLFILVNITFLQAQNSEKELIQNTEKAVKKINDTIEGEGWKTKGTVSLLLNQSSFNNWIAGGEDSFSGTLGINYDFNYKKEDLTWDNKVLASYGLLQTKNDDFTKKTDDRLEFNSIVGKKAFGQWYYSYFLNFRTQFSTGYIYDQDANGKQIRTEQTKFMSPGYLTTGPGIYWTKDDNLKINFAPLTSKFTFVDNAYTSGIDRFTGLPYVDGSYFGVDEGKSMRYELGFYASVYYKLAIMTNVTAENTLNLYSNYLEDPQNVDINYSLNVIMKINKFLSANLSFQAIYDDNAFAGLQTREVFGLGVNFGF
- a CDS encoding DUF2480 family protein, with amino-acid sequence MEEIINKVANSALEVFDLEDYYPKGMRVQIDISQWLLEGFLLKEKDFREHLKNHDWSQYQDQYVAVHCSTDAIIPAWALILVSVHLAPFAKKVVNGTIEDLDASLYEEILSKIDYSVYKSKPVIVKGCSRKPVPMRAYILATTYLQPFARSIMYGEACSAVPLYKESKK
- a CDS encoding SUF system Fe-S cluster assembly protein, which gives rise to MEQEIDTNELGESIVRVLKGIYDPEIPVDIYELGLIYDVMVNTDYEVKILMTLTSPNCPVAESLPREVEEKVKTIENIKDVDVEITFDPPWSKDLMSEEAKLELGML
- a CDS encoding SufE family protein; translated protein: MTIKEIQNEIIDEFSMFDDWMQRYEYIIELGKSLPLIKEEYKTDDNLIKGCQSKVWLQGEQNDDKIVFTADSDAILTKGIIAILIRAFSNQKAKDILEADTDFIDEIGLKEHLSATRANGLVSMIKNIKMYALAFDAKNKN
- a CDS encoding aminotransferase class V-fold PLP-dependent enzyme, whose protein sequence is MLDIQKIRADFPILSQTVNGKPLVYFDNGATSQKPQVVIDAEVKYYNEINANIHRGVHTLSQLATDAYEVARGKVKDHINAKHAHEVLFTSGTTHGINLVSNGFASILKPGDEVVVSSLEHHSNIVPWQMLCEKTGAILKVIPINDNGELIIEEFDKLLSEKTKIVTVNHISNALGVINPIKYIIDKAHAVGAAVLIDGAQAVPHLKPDVQELDCDFYAFSGHKMCGPTGTGILYGKEEWLNKLPPYQGGGEMIKEVTFEKTTYADLPHKFEAGTPNIAGGIVLGTAIDYLNEIGFDKIHEYENELLEHATKRLNEIEGIRIYGNTKNKASVVSFNIDGIHPYDVGSIIDKLGIAVRTGHHCAQPIMNFFCIPGTIRASFSFYNTKEEIDAMIDAVKKAQTMLS
- a CDS encoding serine hydrolase domain-containing protein, with product MKKFLKVLLLVVVLAFLYFGFTTYPKLDLISGFSAKSVASGHFIDNRPLDLIQKTDNDIDMIDLAKNSIDEAGKFATSNVYGLKERKAIYREGLGAVLINDDFDISKPYLLPKRTKLENNLPFPYGNQEPKDTAFSNIDYSKLKKAVDNAFDKPSGGTKRTRAVVVLYKDKLIAEKYDTGFNKDSKILGWSMTKSITSSAFGVLAKQGKIDIYKPAPVAEWKNDERKNITLNDLLHMNSGLEWEENYSTICDATKMLFQAEDMGKVQMDKPAQFKPNTHWNYSSGTTNLLSLILRRQFKTQQEYLDFWYSAVIDKIGMNSMIVEQDMSGTFVGSSYGWATPRDWSKFGLLYLRKGNWNGEQILDESWVKYTATPTNTSEGKYGAQFWLNAGGKFPDVPRDMFYCSGYQGQMVAIIPSLDMVIVRMGVREGDKSFDFNGFLKEVIESVKK
- a CDS encoding dolichyl-diphosphooligosaccharide--protein glycosyltransferase subunit 2, with translation MKRSNVLFPVFIVIIGWFIGGFGFTTKLGHPISTICFYLGLGLIFLGFISFILRVKNK